One window of Triticum dicoccoides isolate Atlit2015 ecotype Zavitan chromosome 5A, WEW_v2.0, whole genome shotgun sequence genomic DNA carries:
- the LOC119300873 gene encoding scarecrow-like protein 9, giving the protein MTSTPQPPRDLAHAAPPAQDLTGLGLGLAAARSLRHRPPRQGSMPSGSVEHQTISGSLIHSMIQFCGAPEYFMFNDPQPVIPHHAAAEPSPNAPVATLSRATNTETDNPEDWEFISDESLNYISRMLMEEDIDEKVSVYQEESATLRATAKPFYDILGHKFPPSPDRTLTTWSLDSPSESSSSGHAQSLSSVGTSGSIGGAVHSNQCHNVGHSEQLEAYRGFCGRSSQPLVASSSGVSDAAESLEDPLITNGRIPEYLFESLPTWDFRRGVEEAQKFLPGGDKLVIDLEAAGVSKPQEAVKDIPFNVSRTEVLKAKKNRQSEDLDLIEGRNIKQSAFCSDEPDDWVEMFDDLFRQTEKKATVLREKMRSEASKNSQVIQTKGTTGVKTRGRKPTKNDVVDLRTILIHCAQAVAADDRRTANELLKQIKQHSKVNGDGSQRLAFCFAQGLEARLAGTGSQQYHRLVAKRTTASDMLKAYHLYFAACPFKRLSHFLSNQTILSMTKNAKKVHIIDFGIYFGLQWPCLIRRLSKREGGPPILRITGIDVPEPGFRPTERIEETGQRLAEYAKKFEVPFEYHGIASKWETIRAEDLKVGKDEVVIVNCLYRFRNLIDETVAVDSPRNRVLNTIRQVNPAIFIHGIVNGSYSVPFFITRFREALFHFSALFDMLEATVPRDDDQRRLIERDLFGREALNVIACEGSDRVERPETYKQWQVRNLRAGFVQSPLNQDIVIKAKDKVKDIYHKDFVIDEDSGWLLQGWKGRIIYAITTWKHNNS; this is encoded by the exons ATGACATCGACCCCGCAGCCTCCCCGCGATCTCGCGCACGCCGCCCCACCCGCGCAGGACCTCACCGGCCTCGGCCTCGGCCTCGCGGCCGCGAGGTCCCTCCGCCACCGTCCGCCTCGCCAAGGATCGATGCCTTCAG GTTCTGTGGAGCACCAGACCATTTCAGGCTCACTGATCCACTCAATGATTCAGTTCTGCGGAGCACCGGAGTACTTCATGTTCAATGATCCGCAGCCGGTGATCCCACACCATGCGGCCGCGGAACCCAGTCCCAATGCTCCCGTGGCCACCCTCTCCAGGGCCACCAACACAGAGACCGACAACCCCGAAGACTGGGAGTTCATCTCCGACGAGTCGCTCAACTACATCAGCCGGATGCTCATGGAGGAGGACATTGATGAGAAGGTCAGCGTGTACCAGGAGGAGTCCGCCACGCTCCGTGCCACCGCAAAGCCCTTCTATGACATCCTTGGGCACAAGTTCCCGCCGTCCCCTGACCGCACGCTCACCACTTGGTCCCTGGACAGCCCCAGTGAGAGCAGCAGCAGTGGTCATGCCCAGTCCTTGTCCAGTGTGGGTACTAGCGGCAGCATCGGTGGTGCTGTTCATAGCAACCAGTGCCATAATGTTGGACACTCTGAGCAGCTGGAAGCTTATCGCGGCTTCTGTGGCCGATCTTCTCAGCCACTGGTTGCCTCATCAAGTGGTGTTTCTGATGCAGCAGAGTCACTAGAAGATCCTTTGATCACCAACGGCAGGATCCCCGAGTATTTGTTCGAGAGCCTTCCAACTTGGGATTTCAGGAGAGGTGTCGAGGAAGCACAGAAGTTTCTCCCTGGTGGTGATAAGCTAGTGATTGATTTAGAAGCTGCTGGTGTCTCAAAGCCTCAAGAAGCAGTGAAAGACATTCCTTTCAATGTCAGCAGGACAGAGGTCTTGAAGGCCAAGAAAAACAGACAGAGCGAAGATCTTGACTTGATAGAAGGACGAAACATTAAACAATCTGCATTCTGTTCCGATGAGCCTGATGATTGGGTTGAGATGTTTGATGATTTGTTTCGTCAAACTGAAAAGAAGGCTACAGTTCTGCGAGAAAAGATGCGCAGCGAAGCTTCCAAGAATTCTCAGGTCATTCAAACGAAAGGAACAACTGGGGTGAAGACACGGGGCAGGAAGCCGACAAAAAATGATGTGGTGGACCTTAGGACCATCCTCATCCACTGTGCACAGGCAGTGGCAGCTGATGACCGCCGAACTGCTAATGAGTTGCTGAAGCAAATAAAACAGCATTCTAAGGTAAATGGGGATGGCAGCCAGAGGCTGGCGTTTTGCTTTGCACAGGGTCTCGAGGCTCGCTTGGCTGGTACAGGGAGCCAGCAGTACCATAGGCTTGTAGCAAAGCGGACAACCGCGTCCGACATGCTTAAGGCGTACCATCTTTACTTTGCAGCATGCCCATTCAAGAGGCTCTCACATTTCCTCTCCAATCAAACAATCTTGAGCATGACAAAAAATGCAAAGAAGGTGCACATAATTGACTTTGGCATTTATTTTGGCCTCCAATGGCCATGCCTCATCAGGCGTCTCTCCAAGAGGGAAGGTGGTCCACCAATTCTTCGCATCACGGGAATTGATGTACCCGAGCCTGGTTTCCGCCCTACCGAGCGCATCGAAGAGACGGGACAGAGGCTCGCGGAGTATGCCAAGAAGTTTGAGGTGCCTTTTGAGTACCATGGCATAGCATCAAAGTGGGAAACCATCCGTGCTGAGGATCTCAAGGTTGGCAAAGACGAAGTGGTGATTGTTAATTGCCTGTACCGTTTCAGAAATCTTATTGACGAAACAGTGGCTGTAGACAGCCCTAGGAATAGGGTGCTCAACACTATAAGGCAAGTGAATCCAGCAATTTTCATCCATGGGATTGTGAATGGGTCATACAGTGTTCCTTTCTTCATCACACGTTTCCGTGAGGCATTGTTCCATTTCTCTGCATTGTTTGACATGCTTGAGGCAACTGTGCCGCGGGATGATGACCAGCGTAGGCTCATAGAGAGGGATCTCTTTGGCCGAGAGGCACTCAATGTGATTGCATGTGAGGGCTCAGACAGAGTCGAGAGACCAGAGACATATAAACAGTGGCAAGTCAGGAACCTGAGGGCTGGATTTGTTCAGTCTCCGTTAAACCAGGACATTGTGATAAAAgccaaagacaaagtgaaagatatATATCACAAAGATTTTGTCATAGACGAAGACAGTGGATGGCTCCTCCAAGGGTGGAAAGGAAGGATAATTTATGCTATAACTACATGGAAGCATAATAACAGTTAG